A window of the Burkholderia sp. 9120 genome harbors these coding sequences:
- a CDS encoding efflux RND transporter permease subunit — protein MSGFNLSAVAVRERAVTLFLIIALVLTGVLTFLKLGRAEDPAFTVKVLTVTAVWPGATAQEMQDLVAEPLEKRMQELDWYDRVETITRPGLALMQLTLKDTTPPKDVPEQFYQARKKLHDESAKLPQGVLGPFVNDEYSDVTFALYALEAPGLPPRLLTREAENIRQDMLKVPGVKKVTILGERPERIFVNFSYARLANLGVNPADVFAALQKENAVTPAGSIDTNGPQVYARLDGALNDLQKIRDTPIVAKGRTLKLSDIAEVSRGYEDPATFLIRHNGVPSLALGVVMQDGWNGLELGKSLQQEQTKISASLPVGYKFSKITDQAVNIADAVDEFMLKFFVALGVVMLVSIVSLGWRVGIVVAAAVPLTLAVVFVIMSVTGRIFDRITLGALIIALGLLVDDAIITIEMMVVKMEEGYDRIRAATYSWNHVAPAMLAGTLTIVIGFTPVGFARSTAGEYAGNIFWIVAFALLTSWLGAQTFTPYLGVKLLPDIKPLAHGYDSIYHTPMYERMRRLVRAGVDHKFWVAGTVVVLFVLAILGMGAVKQQFFPESDRPEVLVEVQMPEGTSIEATRKATVEVEQWLKKQPEAKVVTSYIGQGAPRFFLAYNPELPDPSFAKIIVLTPDAKTREQLKLRMRQAVADGLAPEARVRVTQLVFGPYTRFPVEFRVMGPDQTQVRAIAQRVFAVMQANKHMRQVNQDWAERVPTLHFVLDQDRLRQIGLSSEDASQQIQFLLTGIPVTQVREDIRTVELVARSGGDTRLDPSKMSGMNLVNHDGRVVPISQIGHIEMRPEEPILHRRDRLSTITVRGDIDETMQPPQVSMEVEKQLGPIIAGLPPGYKIEMGGNIEEAGKANAALAPIFPVMLMLILLVLIVQTRSFPTMAMVFLTGPLGIIGTVATLLLFHQPFGFNAILGLIGLAGILMRNTLILIEQIRNNVHDEKMDPYHAVVEATVQRARPVLLTAMAAVLAFIPLTTSVFWGSMAYTLIGGTAVGTVLTLVFLPALYAIWFKVKPPNDEPPAGTHVIEPHPQEPPPALPDGSHA, from the coding sequence ATGAGCGGCTTTAATCTCTCCGCGGTAGCGGTGCGGGAGCGGGCCGTCACGCTATTCCTGATCATTGCGCTGGTTCTGACCGGGGTGCTGACGTTCCTGAAGCTCGGACGGGCCGAGGACCCGGCGTTCACGGTGAAGGTGCTGACGGTGACGGCAGTGTGGCCGGGTGCGACTGCGCAGGAGATGCAGGACCTGGTGGCCGAGCCGCTCGAGAAACGCATGCAGGAGCTGGACTGGTACGACCGGGTCGAAACGATCACGCGGCCGGGCCTCGCGCTGATGCAACTCACGCTGAAGGACACGACGCCGCCCAAGGACGTGCCGGAGCAGTTCTACCAGGCGCGCAAGAAGCTCCACGACGAGAGCGCGAAGCTGCCGCAGGGCGTGCTGGGCCCCTTCGTGAACGACGAATACTCCGACGTGACCTTCGCGCTGTACGCGCTCGAAGCGCCGGGCCTGCCGCCGCGACTGCTGACGCGCGAAGCCGAGAACATCCGCCAGGACATGCTGAAGGTGCCGGGCGTCAAGAAGGTGACGATTCTGGGCGAGCGTCCCGAGCGTATCTTCGTGAATTTCTCGTATGCGCGCCTGGCCAACCTGGGGGTGAATCCGGCGGATGTGTTCGCCGCGCTGCAGAAGGAGAACGCGGTGACCCCGGCTGGGTCGATCGACACCAACGGTCCGCAGGTGTACGCGCGTCTCGACGGCGCACTCAACGACCTGCAGAAGATCCGCGATACGCCGATCGTCGCAAAGGGACGCACGCTCAAACTCTCGGACATCGCGGAGGTTTCGCGCGGCTACGAGGATCCGGCGACGTTCCTGATCCGTCACAACGGCGTACCGTCGCTCGCGCTGGGCGTGGTGATGCAGGATGGCTGGAACGGTCTTGAACTGGGTAAGTCGCTGCAGCAGGAGCAGACGAAGATCTCGGCGTCGCTGCCGGTCGGCTACAAGTTCAGCAAGATCACCGACCAGGCCGTGAACATCGCGGATGCGGTCGACGAGTTCATGCTGAAGTTCTTCGTCGCGCTGGGCGTGGTGATGCTCGTGAGCATCGTGAGTCTGGGCTGGCGCGTGGGGATCGTGGTGGCCGCAGCCGTGCCGCTTACGCTCGCCGTGGTGTTCGTGATCATGAGTGTGACGGGGCGCATCTTCGACCGGATTACGCTCGGGGCGCTGATCATTGCGCTGGGGTTGCTGGTGGACGACGCCATCATCACCATCGAGATGATGGTGGTGAAGATGGAGGAGGGTTACGACCGGATACGGGCGGCGACCTACTCATGGAACCACGTGGCGCCCGCGATGCTCGCCGGCACGCTGACCATCGTGATCGGCTTCACGCCGGTGGGCTTCGCGCGCTCCACCGCCGGTGAGTACGCGGGCAACATCTTCTGGATCGTGGCGTTCGCGCTGCTCACGTCGTGGCTCGGTGCGCAGACCTTCACGCCCTATCTGGGGGTGAAGCTGCTGCCGGATATCAAGCCGCTCGCGCACGGTTACGACTCGATCTATCACACGCCGATGTACGAGCGCATGCGGCGACTGGTCCGCGCCGGTGTGGACCACAAGTTCTGGGTGGCGGGTACGGTGGTGGTGCTGTTCGTACTGGCTATCCTGGGCATGGGTGCGGTGAAGCAGCAGTTCTTCCCGGAGTCGGACCGTCCCGAAGTGCTGGTCGAAGTGCAGATGCCCGAAGGTACGAGCATCGAGGCGACGCGCAAGGCAACGGTCGAGGTTGAACAGTGGCTCAAGAAGCAGCCGGAGGCGAAAGTCGTCACCAGCTACATCGGACAGGGCGCGCCACGCTTCTTCCTCGCGTACAACCCGGAGCTTCCGGACCCGTCGTTCGCGAAGATCATCGTGCTCACGCCCGATGCCAAAACGCGAGAGCAACTGAAGCTGCGCATGCGTCAGGCGGTGGCCGATGGTCTGGCGCCGGAGGCCCGGGTGCGGGTGACGCAACTGGTGTTTGGCCCCTATACGCGCTTCCCGGTAGAGTTTCGCGTGATGGGCCCGGACCAGACGCAAGTTCGGGCGATCGCACAACGGGTGTTCGCGGTGATGCAGGCGAACAAGCACATGCGCCAGGTGAACCAGGACTGGGCGGAACGGGTGCCGACGCTGCACTTCGTGCTCGACCAGGACCGGCTGCGACAGATTGGGCTGAGTTCGGAGGATGCCTCGCAGCAGATCCAGTTTCTGCTCACGGGTATTCCGGTCACGCAGGTGCGCGAGGACATCCGGACGGTGGAGCTTGTTGCACGTAGCGGCGGCGACACGCGTCTGGACCCGTCGAAGATGTCGGGTATGAACCTGGTGAATCACGATGGGCGGGTGGTGCCGATTAGTCAGATCGGTCACATCGAAATGCGTCCGGAGGAGCCGATCCTGCATCGCCGTGATCGACTGTCGACGATTACGGTGCGTGGCGACATCGATGAGACGATGCAGCCGCCGCAGGTGTCGATGGAAGTGGAGAAGCAACTCGGTCCGATCATCGCGGGACTGCCGCCGGGCTACAAGATCGAGATGGGCGGCAACATCGAGGAGGCGGGCAAGGCGAATGCGGCGCTCGCGCCGATTTTCCCGGTGATGCTGATGCTGATCCTGCTGGTGCTGATCGTGCAGACTCGCTCGTTCCCGACGATGGCGATGGTGTTCCTGACCGGTCCGCTGGGCATCATCGGGACCGTGGCGACGCTGCTGCTGTTCCACCAGCCGTTCGGCTTCAACGCGATTCTGGGCCTGATTGGTCTGGCGGGGATCCTGATGCGCAACACGCTGATCCTGATCGAGCAGATCCGCAACAACGTGCACGACGAGAAGATGGACCCGTATCACGCAGTGGTGGAGGCGACGGTGCAGCGTGCACGGCCGGTGTTGCTGACGGCGATGGCGGCGGTGCTGGCGTTCATCCCGCTGACCACGTCGGTGTTCTGGGGGTCGATGGCGTACACGCTGATCGGCGGGACAGCGGTGGGCACGGTGCTCACACTGGTGTTCCTGCCTGCTCTCTACGCGATCTGGTTCAAAGTGAAGCCGCCGAACGATGAACCGCCGGCGGGCACGCATGTGATCGAGCCGCATCCGCAGGAACCGCCGCCGGCGCTGCCGGACGGTAGCCATGCCTGA
- a CDS encoding efflux RND transporter periplasmic adaptor subunit, whose amino-acid sequence MSLYLILGWSAIMHMYVLRRAATLGVVGVLAGCSQSHPADPRTGPPLVESFTVRPAGTSDRSFTGVIAARVESDLGFRVGGKIIRRYVDVGQHVHRGDPLMRLDPNDLVLGVTAQQGAVDAAHARSAKADADLARLQGLVQQGAVSAQDYDLAVEAARSAKAQLAAAQAQSGLARNADEYAILRADVDGVVLSRNADAGQVVNAGQTVLVLAQDGPREALVTLPEMVRPELGSGATASLYGGDGTGGFPAKLRELSHAADPLTRTYAARYVLSGAAADAPFGATVTVSLQRADNANEMVVPLGAILDRGKGPGVWLIGSDGHLTYRPVQVRSAGSETATVASGLSAGQKVVALGAHQLTDGEQVRVATQQWTEGSADVSGSPGAQGDTK is encoded by the coding sequence ATGTCGCTTTATCTCATTCTTGGATGGAGCGCCATCATGCACATGTACGTTTTGCGCCGGGCTGCGACACTTGGCGTTGTCGGGGTACTTGCAGGCTGCAGCCAGTCGCACCCCGCCGATCCGCGTACCGGGCCGCCGCTCGTAGAGTCTTTTACGGTGAGGCCTGCGGGAACTTCCGATCGTAGCTTTACCGGTGTCATTGCCGCCAGGGTGGAGAGCGACCTTGGATTTCGGGTCGGTGGCAAGATCATCCGTCGTTATGTCGACGTCGGTCAGCACGTGCATCGAGGCGATCCATTGATGCGGCTCGACCCGAACGATCTCGTACTGGGAGTTACCGCCCAGCAGGGCGCAGTCGACGCGGCGCATGCACGCTCAGCCAAGGCCGACGCCGATCTCGCGCGACTGCAAGGTCTGGTGCAGCAGGGTGCGGTCTCTGCGCAGGACTACGATCTGGCAGTTGAAGCGGCACGCAGCGCAAAGGCGCAACTCGCGGCGGCGCAGGCGCAGTCCGGGCTTGCTCGTAATGCAGACGAGTACGCGATCCTCAGGGCTGACGTCGACGGCGTCGTGCTTAGCCGGAACGCGGATGCAGGGCAGGTCGTCAACGCAGGCCAGACGGTGCTCGTACTGGCTCAGGACGGTCCGCGCGAGGCGCTTGTTACGTTGCCTGAAATGGTCCGTCCGGAGCTCGGTTCTGGCGCGACGGCGTCGCTGTACGGCGGCGACGGCACGGGGGGCTTCCCCGCGAAGCTGCGAGAGTTGTCTCACGCGGCCGACCCGCTCACGCGAACTTATGCCGCTCGCTATGTCCTCAGCGGAGCTGCCGCGGACGCGCCCTTCGGCGCGACAGTAACCGTTAGCTTGCAGCGAGCTGACAACGCGAACGAAATGGTTGTCCCGTTAGGCGCAATTCTGGACCGCGGAAAAGGCCCGGGCGTATGGTTGATCGGAAGCGATGGGCATTTGACATATCGCCCCGTCCAGGTTCGCTCTGCCGGTTCCGAGACCGCCACGGTGGCTTCGGGTCTTTCTGCTGGCCAGAAGGTCGTGGCTCTCGGCGCCCATCAGTTGACCGATGGCGAGCAGGTCCGGGTTGCTACGCAACAGTGGACGGAAGGAAGTGCTGACGTAAGCGGCAGTCCCGGCGCGCAAGGGGACACAAAATGA
- a CDS encoding TetR/AcrR family transcriptional regulator yields the protein MNKSPNRPPESPTSGQRGSADHERRHQIIAAADEHFRLYGYRKTSVADLGKAIGVSSTYLYRFFRSKQAIGEAVSATVLGQMDAELRQVVDGPGAATHRLRRFMQLALERSLAIFFDGTRLHELVISAMEESWSAATAHEVALQTMARELVQAGRESGEFERKTPLDEVAAGIAEGLRLFSHPVALQYRSREQLETALAAVASLILRSLAP from the coding sequence ATGAACAAATCACCCAACCGGCCGCCCGAGTCGCCGACCTCGGGGCAGCGCGGCAGCGCGGACCATGAACGGCGCCACCAGATCATTGCGGCGGCGGACGAGCATTTTCGTCTGTACGGTTACCGCAAAACCTCCGTGGCGGATCTCGGCAAGGCTATCGGCGTATCCAGCACGTACCTCTATCGGTTTTTCAGGTCGAAGCAGGCCATTGGGGAAGCGGTGTCTGCGACGGTGCTCGGTCAGATGGACGCCGAGTTGCGGCAGGTCGTCGACGGGCCAGGCGCCGCGACCCACCGGCTGCGCCGGTTCATGCAGCTTGCGTTGGAGCGAAGTCTTGCGATTTTTTTCGACGGCACGCGATTGCACGAATTGGTGATCTCCGCAATGGAAGAATCCTGGAGTGCCGCGACCGCTCACGAAGTCGCGCTTCAAACCATGGCGCGGGAGTTGGTGCAAGCGGGGCGAGAGTCCGGAGAGTTCGAGCGAAAGACGCCGCTCGATGAGGTCGCGGCAGGTATTGCCGAGGGGCTTCGACTGTTTTCGCACCCGGTCGCCTTGCAGTATCGCTCGCGTGAGCAGCTGGAGACCGCGCTGGCTGCCGTGGCGAGTCTCATTTTACGCAGTCTTGCCCCTTAA
- a CDS encoding efflux transporter outer membrane subunit yields the protein MRATIKMSASSASALFAAAVLLAGCAVGPDYHNPSVSLPATFAHAPEVASRATAQPGPSLSTWWQGFADPEMNRVIDIALAQNLDLAQAMARVSEVRAGLESARSALLPSAEFDAQAARAHLSLEDPNVAAQAASLPGYNRNSYDYSVTAGATWEIDLAGGLRRSAEAARADYEGSQAAMVAARLEVISSAADTYVLTRTLQARLQLAQQETATQQDRVRLVGLLAARGLAPDFQLQQAKGALAAVSASVPALQAGLVSARNALDVLMGRNPGTPDPALDSAAPIPGAPAINTATGPAELLRRRPDIVVAERRLAASNARIGEALSDYYPKFSLSALAGSTTTVGGHLFESPANEALGVFGLRWRLFDFGRVDAEVKAARGRNAEALAAYRQSVLQASADVENAFSALAKYDQQQQILKDGENSLAQARASTSAGYRNGRNSQLDLVEADAQLQRIQEARILAQSATARSAIASFKALGGGWDADPATAPQTVVSN from the coding sequence ATGCGTGCCACAATCAAAATGAGTGCCAGTTCAGCCAGTGCGCTGTTCGCCGCGGCCGTCCTGCTGGCAGGATGTGCGGTGGGCCCCGACTATCACAACCCGTCGGTGTCCTTGCCAGCGACCTTCGCTCACGCCCCCGAAGTCGCAAGCCGTGCCACGGCCCAGCCCGGCCCTTCGCTCTCCACCTGGTGGCAGGGCTTCGCCGATCCCGAAATGAACCGCGTCATCGATATCGCGCTCGCCCAGAACCTCGATCTCGCCCAGGCCATGGCCCGCGTCAGCGAAGTCCGCGCCGGCCTCGAGAGCGCACGCTCCGCGCTACTGCCCTCCGCCGAGTTCGACGCCCAGGCCGCTCGCGCCCATCTCTCGCTCGAAGACCCCAACGTCGCCGCCCAGGCCGCCTCGCTGCCCGGGTACAACCGCAACTCCTACGACTACAGCGTCACCGCCGGCGCCACCTGGGAGATCGATCTCGCCGGCGGCCTGCGACGCAGCGCAGAAGCCGCACGCGCCGACTACGAGGGAAGCCAGGCGGCCATGGTCGCCGCCCGCCTCGAAGTCATCTCCTCCGCCGCCGATACCTACGTGCTCACGCGCACGCTGCAGGCGCGGCTGCAACTCGCCCAGCAGGAAACCGCCACCCAGCAGGACCGGGTCCGCCTGGTCGGGCTGCTCGCCGCGCGTGGTCTCGCGCCCGACTTCCAGCTACAACAGGCAAAAGGCGCACTCGCCGCCGTGTCGGCCTCCGTGCCCGCGCTGCAGGCCGGCCTCGTCTCCGCCCGCAATGCACTCGACGTCCTGATGGGCCGCAATCCCGGTACGCCCGACCCCGCGCTTGATTCGGCCGCACCGATTCCCGGCGCGCCCGCAATCAATACCGCCACCGGGCCGGCCGAACTGCTGCGCCGCCGCCCCGACATCGTCGTCGCGGAGCGTCGCCTCGCCGCATCCAACGCCCGTATTGGCGAAGCCCTGTCCGATTACTACCCGAAGTTCTCGCTGTCCGCTCTAGCCGGCTCGACCACTACCGTCGGCGGCCACCTGTTCGAGTCGCCCGCCAACGAGGCGCTCGGCGTGTTCGGCCTGCGCTGGCGCCTCTTTGACTTCGGTCGCGTGGACGCCGAGGTCAAGGCCGCGCGTGGGCGCAACGCGGAAGCGCTCGCCGCTTACCGCCAGAGCGTGCTGCAGGCCAGCGCCGACGTCGAGAACGCATTCTCCGCGCTCGCGAAGTACGACCAGCAGCAGCAGATCCTGAAAGACGGCGAGAACTCGCTCGCACAGGCACGTGCATCGACCTCGGCTGGCTACCGGAACGGCAGGAACAGCCAGCTCGACCTCGTGGAAGCCGATGCGCAGCTTCAGCGCATTCAGGAAGCGCGCATCCTCGCCCAGTCCGCAACCGCCCGCTCGGCGATCGCCTCGTTCAAGGCCCTCGGCGGCGGCTGGGATGCCGACCCCGCCACAGCACCGCAAACCGTCGTGAGCAACTAA
- a CDS encoding helix-turn-helix domain-containing protein yields MNDMKTVVSTERVPPASRLDFWTRHVRSHLTELECSTPIDGDFLGSIVAYPAAPAGLIEIETATRWIARANPTATSANKERAFVCIQIKGVAIVEQDSRQGILRAGDITLLDASKPFVADFSLEMAQLVLQVPRTLIRKQLGTLERFVATVVPFESPLGKMTGGFIRALTQNFEQFPPETARRLNEQALDMVAMAFMSVFDRNQPATSSVSRSMLACRARAFIETNLRDSSLSPTDVAQHLGISTRYLSSVFAGDGLSFERFVRERRLHKCAGDLKDHGQAMRPIGDIAYAWGFNNVTHFSQSFKTTFGTTPRDFRKQAAPQRSVNS; encoded by the coding sequence ATGAACGATATGAAGACTGTCGTTTCGACCGAGCGGGTCCCGCCGGCATCTCGCCTGGATTTCTGGACGCGCCACGTGAGAAGTCATTTGACCGAACTGGAGTGCTCCACTCCTATCGACGGCGACTTCCTCGGTTCGATCGTGGCCTATCCCGCTGCCCCGGCGGGTTTAATCGAAATTGAAACGGCCACCCGATGGATTGCGCGGGCAAATCCAACTGCCACGTCAGCCAACAAAGAGCGGGCCTTCGTATGTATCCAGATCAAAGGGGTTGCCATTGTCGAGCAAGACAGCCGTCAAGGGATTCTGCGTGCTGGGGACATCACCCTGCTCGATGCATCGAAACCCTTCGTCGCGGACTTTTCACTCGAAATGGCCCAACTGGTGCTCCAGGTGCCCCGGACTCTCATCCGCAAGCAACTGGGCACGCTGGAGCGCTTCGTAGCAACGGTCGTGCCCTTCGAAAGCCCTTTGGGGAAAATGACAGGCGGATTCATTCGCGCATTAACTCAGAATTTCGAGCAGTTCCCCCCTGAGACCGCTCGACGCCTCAATGAACAGGCGCTCGATATGGTGGCCATGGCGTTCATGTCGGTATTTGATAGAAATCAGCCGGCAACGTCTTCTGTCAGCCGATCGATGCTTGCTTGTCGCGCACGGGCGTTTATCGAAACCAACCTCCGGGATTCCTCGCTCTCGCCGACGGACGTTGCTCAACATCTGGGCATTTCGACACGCTACCTAAGCAGCGTCTTTGCCGGCGACGGGCTATCTTTCGAGCGCTTCGTCCGGGAACGGAGACTGCACAAATGTGCAGGGGACCTGAAGGACCATGGCCAGGCGATGCGGCCGATCGGCGATATTGCGTACGCGTGGGGCTTTAATAATGTGACGCACTTCAGCCAATCTTTCAAAACAACCTTTGGAACGACACCCAGAGACTTTAGAAAACAGGCTGCGCCGCAACGTTCAGTCAATTCCTGA
- a CDS encoding MarR family winged helix-turn-helix transcriptional regulator has translation MQEHDPSEENAEFANAGHISSKFMLAQRGFRTLHHRLSLALEPMRLTPVQFSVLEQLRGTTDLSVGQLAKNLGCDQTRVSAQIGVLLRRALLELHVERDRRFRRVELTPQGRDLLEVAMQLWESTMNDLSREVGTDAQRVINSLAALSFADSGNAGQRRPE, from the coding sequence ATGCAAGAACACGATCCCTCGGAAGAGAATGCGGAGTTCGCCAATGCCGGGCACATATCGAGTAAATTTATGCTTGCCCAGCGTGGCTTTCGGACGCTGCACCATCGCCTGTCCCTCGCTCTCGAGCCGATGCGGTTAACCCCCGTGCAGTTCTCGGTGTTGGAGCAGTTGCGGGGCACGACTGACCTGTCTGTCGGGCAATTAGCTAAGAACCTGGGTTGCGACCAGACGCGCGTCTCGGCTCAGATCGGCGTTCTTCTGCGCCGCGCGCTGCTTGAATTGCATGTGGAGCGCGATCGCCGCTTCCGACGCGTCGAGCTTACCCCGCAAGGTCGGGATTTACTTGAGGTCGCAATGCAACTCTGGGAGAGCACGATGAATGACCTCTCTCGCGAAGTCGGCACTGACGCGCAACGGGTGATAAATAGTCTGGCAGCGTTGTCATTTGCAGACTCAGGCAACGCCGGGCAGCGCCGACCCGAATGA
- a CDS encoding DUF302 domain-containing protein: protein MIKQIQVSQVTISTTRPFDDVIHAFESQVGSLEETDWQQVVSDSSDKGAFEQRINESLGSSGFTRFLTVDHGKWMALQGHPSRFVMYTIGNPFIAITMLRHDVEAGLDVPVRIAIYEHRSGDTRFTYNIPSSLLSGINNPSLHEAALKLDSKLMALAESVTGSIA from the coding sequence GTGATCAAACAGATCCAGGTTTCACAGGTAACGATCTCGACAACCAGACCGTTCGATGACGTGATCCATGCCTTCGAGTCACAAGTGGGTTCGCTGGAAGAAACGGACTGGCAACAGGTCGTTTCCGACTCGTCTGATAAGGGCGCCTTTGAGCAACGGATCAACGAAAGTCTCGGGTCGAGTGGCTTCACACGATTTTTGACCGTCGACCACGGGAAATGGATGGCGCTGCAAGGACACCCATCCAGGTTTGTGATGTATACCATCGGCAATCCGTTCATCGCGATCACGATGCTACGGCATGATGTTGAAGCGGGACTCGATGTTCCCGTACGAATTGCAATCTACGAGCATCGCAGCGGTGACACAAGGTTCACCTACAACATTCCATCCAGCTTATTGAGTGGCATAAACAATCCCTCGTTGCACGAGGCCGCACTAAAGTTGGACTCCAAGCTCATGGCGCTCGCGGAATCAGTCACGGGATCTATCGCCTGA
- a CDS encoding sodium:solute symporter has product MNLSVSVIVITILASVLLSAVARVGRQMNFEQWSVGNRRFGTLFVFLLMAGESFTTFTVLGASGFAYGHGGAVYYILAYECIAYTLSYWLLPLIWRYGTKHQLVSLPDFLRKKYDNRALSVLAAVVGIIALIPYIVLQLKGMGIIIGTASYGALSPTVGVLLGAVAIGLNVLLSGVHGSAWVSSVKDVLILCLVVFLGLFLPIHFYGSIPAMFSSLDSSRPGFLAISSSGFSAVWFSSTIILSALGFFMWPHVFAATFTSGGVAILRRNACLLPIYSLLLALVFLVGFTAVGVLPELKGSKADLSLFALSMQALPSWMIAVLGATGALCAIVPGSMLVLTTAILLSRNVLATAYPRFADDHSGRLAKALVPIIVVVSTVFALSGNQTVVALLLMGYNFVAQLAPSLFASLLRRNPGTARGAIAGIGVGTISVALMTFANAHLSTLLRQLPAGVRDVNVGIIALLLNVATFAAVSVAERRMKVSVKCCESADVVQNGLS; this is encoded by the coding sequence GTGAATCTTTCTGTGTCTGTCATCGTCATCACGATTCTGGCATCGGTCCTATTGAGCGCCGTCGCGCGCGTGGGGCGGCAGATGAACTTCGAACAGTGGAGCGTCGGAAATCGGCGATTTGGCACACTGTTCGTTTTTCTGCTGATGGCTGGCGAAAGTTTCACCACATTCACCGTGCTCGGCGCGAGTGGGTTCGCATATGGGCATGGCGGGGCCGTGTATTACATCCTGGCCTATGAATGCATCGCATATACGCTGTCCTATTGGCTCTTGCCGCTTATCTGGCGATACGGCACGAAACATCAACTCGTCTCCTTGCCGGATTTCTTGCGAAAAAAATACGACAACCGAGCCTTAAGTGTGCTTGCGGCTGTGGTCGGAATCATCGCGCTCATTCCGTATATCGTCTTGCAACTGAAAGGAATGGGGATAATTATCGGCACGGCCTCATACGGTGCGCTCTCTCCGACGGTAGGGGTGCTACTGGGGGCCGTCGCCATTGGGTTGAACGTGCTGCTGTCTGGCGTGCACGGCTCGGCATGGGTCTCGTCGGTCAAGGACGTGTTAATTCTGTGCCTTGTCGTCTTTCTCGGTCTCTTCCTTCCTATCCACTTCTACGGCAGCATTCCTGCCATGTTTTCCTCGTTAGACAGCAGTAGGCCGGGCTTTCTGGCGATTTCGTCAAGCGGGTTCAGTGCCGTCTGGTTCAGCTCGACTATTATTCTGTCGGCGCTTGGATTTTTTATGTGGCCTCATGTTTTTGCCGCTACCTTCACATCGGGTGGCGTGGCGATATTGCGCCGCAATGCTTGCCTGCTTCCTATCTATAGTCTTTTACTCGCCCTGGTATTTCTCGTGGGCTTTACCGCGGTCGGTGTGCTGCCCGAACTGAAAGGATCGAAAGCAGATCTGAGCTTGTTTGCGCTGTCGATGCAAGCATTGCCCTCCTGGATGATTGCAGTTTTGGGCGCTACGGGAGCGCTCTGTGCAATTGTTCCTGGGTCAATGTTGGTACTCACAACAGCCATCCTTCTTTCCAGAAACGTTCTGGCTACTGCCTATCCCAGGTTCGCGGACGATCATTCAGGTCGTCTGGCAAAGGCGCTAGTGCCGATTATCGTTGTCGTTAGTACTGTGTTTGCGCTTTCGGGGAACCAGACTGTCGTGGCGCTGCTGTTGATGGGCTATAACTTTGTTGCTCAGCTTGCACCCTCATTGTTCGCCAGCTTGTTGCGACGAAACCCGGGTACGGCGAGGGGCGCGATTGCCGGAATTGGTGTTGGGACCATCTCAGTTGCGCTCATGACGTTTGCCAATGCTCATCTAAGCACACTGCTACGGCAGTTACCGGCTGGAGTTCGTGACGTGAACGTTGGAATTATTGCGTTATTGCTCAACGTTGCCACCTTCGCGGCGGTGAGCGTCGCGGAACGCCGCATGAAAGTCTCCGTGAAATGTTGCGAAAGTGCGGACGTTGTACAGAACGGTTTGAGTTAA
- a CDS encoding DUF3311 domain-containing protein: MSWIGYIAVLPCVGIFVGIFFENKVRPFVFGMPFLFFWIVACVIAASLALFLINLLSPSEADAESGERS; the protein is encoded by the coding sequence ATGTCATGGATCGGCTACATCGCAGTCCTCCCGTGTGTAGGCATATTCGTCGGAATATTCTTTGAAAATAAGGTCAGGCCGTTTGTTTTCGGCATGCCGTTCCTGTTTTTCTGGATCGTGGCTTGTGTGATAGCGGCGTCTCTGGCTTTATTCTTGATCAACCTGCTTAGCCCTTCCGAGGCAGACGCCGAGAGTGGAGAGCGGTCGTGA